The segment TTCTGCCCGACGGCGGTCAGGCCGCCGCTGGTACGCGCGTTGCCGCCGTCGATGGCTGGGGGAGCGCCGCCGTCGCCCATGCGCGCCGCGCTTAGGGCGCCGAGTTCGCGCAGCAGCGTGACGCCGTCGTTGATGGCACGGGAGTCCGGCGGCTCAACAAAGGGGAAGTTCTCGACGTCTTTGGGGCCGCGGGCAACACCCATGGCCGTCATCTGCAGGATGACCGCGGCAAGGTTGGTCCTCAGGATCTCCGGATCAGTGAACGGGGGGCGGGACTCGAAGTCTTCCTCGGAATAGAGCCGGATGGCGATACCTTCGGAGACACGCCCGCAGCGGCCGGAACGCTGGCTTGCCGATGCCTGCGAAACACGTTCAATCGGCAGCCGTTGCACCTTGGTGCGGTGCGAGTAGCGCGAGATGCGGGCCGTGCCGGTGTCGATGACGTACTTGATGCCGGGCACCGTCAGCGAAGTTTCCGCGACGTTCGTGGCGAGGATGATCCGCCGCTTGCCGCCCGGGTTGAAAACCCTGTGCTGCTCCTGCAGGCTCAAACGGGCAAACAATGGCAGGACTTCCGTGCCCGCCAACCTGCGGTTGGCTTGGATCCGGCCGTTCAGGGCTTCCGCGGCGTCGCGGATTTCGCGCTCGCCGGAGAAGAACACCAGGATGTCTCCCGGAGCCTCAAGCGCGAGCTCGTCGACGGCGTCGCACACTGCGTCGAGGGGGTCGCGGTCCTCCTCAAGCTCGTCGTCGGACGCGTCCTCATCTTCACCGGAGGCACTGCCGCCGGCCGGCTGGGACAGCGGACGATAGCGGATTTCCACCGGGTAGGTCCGGCCCGAGACTTCCATGATCGGCGCAGGTTCTTCTTCGCTGCCGAAATGCTTCGCGAAACGCTGGGGGTCGATGGTCGCGGAGGTGATAATGACCCTCAGGTCCGGCCTTTGTGGGAGGATCCGCTTGAGGTAGCCCAGGATGAAGTCGATGTTGAGGCTGCGCTCGTGTGCCTCGTCGATGATGATGGCGCTGTACTTGCGCAGCAGCTTGTCCCGCTGGATCTCTGCCAGCAGGATGCCGTCGGTCATCAGCTTGATTTTGGTAGCCCTGCTCACTTCGCCGGTGAAACGGACCTGGAAGCCCACTTCCTGCCCGATCTCCACGCCCATCTCGAAGGCGATGCGTTCGGCAACGGTACGCGCGGCAAGGCGGCGCGGCTGGGTGTGGCCGATCAGGCCCTTGTCCCCGAGGCCGAGTTCCAGGCACATTTTGGGGATCTGGGTGGTCTTGCCGGAACCGGTTTCGCCGGCGATGATGGTCACCTGGTTTGCGGCAATGGCCGCCATCAAGTCCTCGCGGCGCTCGGAGACGGGCAGCTCTGCGGGGTAGGAAATATGAAGTGTCATGGCTGCTGACAGTCTACTGTGGCGGCGCGTCGCCTTGCATTGCGTGGTTCCCTGCGGCCTTTTCCAATCGCCCGGCCATGGTGCGGGCATACTCCTTGAATTCCTCCGGAGAGATGATCTCAAAGTCCATGTCCAGCGCCGCGAGGTGCGCCGCCGGTTGCGCCAGGCTGTCCCAGCCGGCGCGTAGCAGGGTGGCGTTCCCGCCGTCGTCGCTCAAGCTCGCGAGCTGCGGGCCGACGACGGCGGCCACCTCGCCGATGGGGGCATGGAGGCGCACGACGACGTCGTAGCGGTACGGCGAGCGGGTCACGGAGCGTTGGACGTAGTCCGCGAGGTCCTTGGCCGGCAAGGGGCGCGGTACATACTTTTTCCGTTCAGCCGGAAGTGAGGCGATGCGGTCGGCACGGAACGTGCGCCAGTCTTCCCGGTCCACATCCCAAGCGACCAGGTACCAGCGCCGCCCGGTGTCCACCAGCCGGTATGGCTCCACCAAGCGCCGGCCGGAGTCGCCGTCGGCCTTGACGTAGTCGAAACTGAGTTGTCGCTTGTCCGCAATCGCAGCAGACACCACCGTGAGCTGCTGCGGGTCTACCGACGCCGCGTTGCTGGGCAGCGTGGTCACCGCGGCCTTGAGCATCGCGAACTTCGGGCGGAGACGTGCGGGCAGCACCTGCTCGAGCTTGGCCAGGGCGCGCACCGATGCTTCGCCGATGCCGGCCACGGGACCCGCCGCCACGGAGTTGAGCCCCAAGGCGACGGCGAGTGCTTCATTGTCGTCGAGCAGCAACGGCGGGAGCTGGGCCCCGGCGCCCAGCTGGTAGCCGCCGGCAATGCCCGGCGAAGCATGGATGGGGTAGCCAAGGTTCCGGAGCTTGTCGATATCGCGGCGGACGGTGCGCTCCGTGACACCCATCCGCTTGGCCAATGCCGGGCCGGTCCATTCGCGCCGGACCTGCAGCAAGGACAGCAATTGCAGCAGCCTGGCGGACGTCTGGATCATGGCATTGAATCTAGCCCACCATGCGGACAAAAGTCGTCCGTGTTGGGGGGACAGACTGTGTTTAGAAGGCGCGCAGTGTCCAGCACGAGTTGTTAGGCAGATCCCGCGAGGTCCAAGGCTCGGAACGGTCGGGGGGAAGGTGGCCGCGGCCGTCCCGAAGGACCGCTGAGATGGAAGCGGCGGCGGTGATGATGAAGACGATGAATAGCAAAACTCCGATGAACTCCATGACTCCATCGTGTTCCTGATGCACTTCAAGAAACAGTGGCAGAAACGACCCATTTAGGCAATTTTCTGCCACACTGGATCTATGTTGAAAACGGTGGCAATCATTGTTGTTCCCAACTTCTCGATCTTCGAATTCGGGACCGCCTGCGAAGTCTTTGGCATTGACCGCGCGGACCGGGGGAGTGGCGTTCCCGGTTTTGACTTCAGGGTCTGCACTCCCGTCCCTGGAGACGTGAAGATGAAGTCCGGCCTGTCGATGCATGTCGGCCTGGGCCTGGAAGCTACGGCCGATGCCGACCTGGTCATCATGGCCCCGTACGGACGGGATGAGGACGTCCCGGAGTCCGTATTGGATGCGCTGCGGGCGGCGCACGCGCGCGGGGCCTGGGTCATGTCGATTTGCTCCG is part of the Arthrobacter ramosus genome and harbors:
- a CDS encoding helix-turn-helix transcriptional regulator gives rise to the protein MIQTSARLLQLLSLLQVRREWTGPALAKRMGVTERTVRRDIDKLRNLGYPIHASPGIAGGYQLGAGAQLPPLLLDDNEALAVALGLNSVAAGPVAGIGEASVRALAKLEQVLPARLRPKFAMLKAAVTTLPSNAASVDPQQLTVVSAAIADKRQLSFDYVKADGDSGRRLVEPYRLVDTGRRWYLVAWDVDREDWRTFRADRIASLPAERKKYVPRPLPAKDLADYVQRSVTRSPYRYDVVVRLHAPIGEVAAVVGPQLASLSDDGGNATLLRAGWDSLAQPAAHLAALDMDFEIISPEEFKEYARTMAGRLEKAAGNHAMQGDAPPQ